A single region of the Corallococcus macrosporus genome encodes:
- a CDS encoding peptidase domain-containing ABC transporter — MGRWRELRRRWRRVPFLQQFTAADCGPTCLAMVLAYHGAPARPAEVRGAVGAGRGGAHALALVDAARRFGLDARGVSLGIDEVPVLERGTILHWEFNHYVVFDGLWRGGVDVVDPALGRRRLSWGEFRDAFTGVALLFEPTPALKGSHTRPALVRRLPALLRGHADNWARIFAVSLVLQALSLVLPFLTGMAVDRVVPRQDASLLAALGVGVGLVLVCHVLATSLRSALLVRLRVELDVGMAGELVRHLVSLPYAFLQQRSSGDLMMRINSLAMIREALGAATLAVMLDGLLIFSSVGMLAGLSRPLLLVVAGVAAAQVLVLLLTRRRREELLASEMHAQAKSQDFTVEMLSGLEVLKSSGAQGQAVGHWGELYTRQLNASSRKRYYQGVVDALAAGLQVGAPSLLLGTGLWQVLRGELTLGTMLTAQALALGALAPLASLVAVGGQLQLAGGYLERIDDLLETPPEQDARQVRPAPKLAGGITVEGVRFRYGALESPCLQDVSLRIAPGQWAAIVGPSGGGKSTLARVLLGLYRPEAGRVRFDGMDLTELESDSVRRQLGIVVQDTRLFNASVRSNIAFADPSIPLSAVVDAATRAGIHEDILALPLGYDTPLGDQGASLSGGQRQRLALARALVRQPSVLLLDEATSALDAVTERRVQQALQSLSCTRVTIAHRLSTVAGADILFVMEKGRIVEQGTHAELLARGGAYARLVQAQLEMPARPQARAG; from the coding sequence ATGGGCCGGTGGCGTGAGCTGAGACGGCGGTGGCGCCGGGTGCCGTTCCTCCAGCAGTTCACCGCGGCGGACTGCGGCCCCACGTGCCTGGCCATGGTGCTGGCGTACCACGGCGCCCCGGCGCGTCCGGCGGAGGTGCGCGGCGCGGTAGGAGCGGGGCGCGGAGGAGCGCACGCGCTGGCACTGGTGGATGCGGCGCGGCGCTTCGGCCTGGACGCGCGAGGGGTCAGCCTGGGCATCGATGAAGTGCCCGTGCTGGAGCGCGGCACCATCCTCCACTGGGAGTTCAACCACTACGTCGTCTTCGACGGACTGTGGCGGGGTGGGGTGGACGTGGTGGACCCCGCCCTGGGACGGCGGCGGCTGTCCTGGGGCGAGTTCCGCGACGCCTTCACCGGCGTGGCGCTGTTGTTCGAGCCCACCCCCGCGCTCAAGGGCAGCCACACGCGGCCGGCCCTGGTGCGCCGCCTGCCAGCGCTGCTGCGCGGCCACGCGGACAACTGGGCGCGCATCTTCGCGGTGTCGCTGGTGTTGCAAGCCCTGTCCCTGGTGCTGCCCTTCCTCACGGGCATGGCCGTGGACCGGGTGGTGCCGCGTCAGGACGCAAGCCTGCTGGCGGCGCTGGGCGTGGGCGTGGGGCTGGTGCTGGTGTGCCACGTCCTGGCCACGTCGCTGCGCTCGGCCCTGCTGGTGCGGCTGCGCGTGGAGCTGGACGTGGGCATGGCGGGCGAGCTGGTGCGGCACCTCGTGTCGCTGCCCTATGCCTTCCTCCAGCAACGCTCGTCGGGCGACCTGATGATGCGCATCAACAGCCTGGCCATGATCCGCGAAGCCCTGGGCGCGGCCACGCTGGCGGTGATGCTGGACGGGCTGCTCATCTTCTCCTCGGTGGGGATGCTGGCGGGCCTGAGCCGGCCGCTGCTCCTGGTGGTGGCGGGCGTGGCGGCGGCGCAGGTGCTGGTGCTCCTCCTGACGCGGCGGCGGCGCGAGGAGTTGCTCGCCAGCGAGATGCACGCGCAGGCGAAGTCCCAGGACTTCACGGTGGAGATGCTGTCCGGCCTGGAGGTACTGAAGTCCTCGGGCGCGCAGGGCCAGGCCGTGGGCCATTGGGGGGAGCTGTACACGCGGCAGCTCAATGCCTCCTCGCGCAAGCGCTACTACCAGGGCGTGGTGGACGCGCTGGCGGCGGGGCTCCAGGTGGGCGCGCCCTCGCTGCTGCTGGGCACGGGGCTTTGGCAGGTGCTGCGCGGCGAGCTGACGCTGGGGACGATGCTGACGGCCCAGGCGCTGGCGCTGGGCGCGCTGGCCCCCCTGGCCTCCCTGGTCGCGGTGGGCGGGCAGCTGCAGCTCGCGGGTGGCTACCTGGAGCGCATCGACGACCTGCTCGAAACACCCCCGGAACAGGACGCGCGCCAGGTGCGGCCCGCGCCGAAGCTGGCGGGCGGGATCACCGTGGAGGGCGTCCGCTTCCGCTACGGCGCGCTGGAGTCACCGTGCCTGCAGGACGTGTCGCTGAGGATCGCTCCGGGGCAGTGGGCGGCCATCGTCGGCCCCTCCGGCGGTGGCAAGTCCACGCTGGCGCGCGTGCTCCTGGGGCTGTACCGGCCGGAGGCAGGGCGCGTGCGCTTCGACGGGATGGACCTGACGGAGCTGGAGAGCGACTCGGTGCGCCGGCAGCTGGGCATCGTGGTGCAGGACACGCGGCTGTTCAACGCGTCGGTGCGCAGCAACATCGCCTTCGCGGATCCGTCCATCCCGCTGTCGGCCGTGGTGGACGCGGCGACGCGCGCGGGCATCCACGAGGACATCCTCGCGCTGCCGCTGGGCTACGACACGCCCCTGGGAGACCAGGGGGCCAGCCTGTCCGGCGGACAGCGACAGCGGCTGGCCCTGGCGCGCGCGTTGGTGCGCCAGCCCTCGGTGCTGCTGCTGGATGAGGCGACGAGCGCGCTGGACGCCGTCACCGAGCGGCGCGTGCAGCAGGCGCTGCAGTCCCTCTCATGCACCCGCGTCACCATCGCCCACCGGCTGAGCACCGTGGCCGGCGCGGACATCCTCTTCGTCATGGAGAAGGGCCGCATCGTGGAGCAGGGCACGCATGCGGAGCTGCTCGCGCGCGGCGGCGCCTACGCGCGGCTCGTGCAGGCCCAGCTGGAGATGCCCGCACGCCCCCAGGCCCGCGCGGGCTGA
- a CDS encoding lanthionine synthetase C family protein, producing the protein MMAHSARSSQEAPRGWPLLSGSLADQAAETVRAITTELHKPFTHKGARMAERLASQALLHGYLARVWPGGEDPEHASRFLDGALEEAGRQWMRPALHGGFVQVAWVTHHLGAHLLPDALGTEDDPLEDVEAALEAALGVESWGQHYDLIAGLVGLGVFALERLPGARARRCLERVVHHLLAMSELGPQGRAWRTPAELIPTSTRKKQQDGGYNLGVAHGNPGVVGLLAAAWAHGIDRARVGPALEEAVRWLLAQRQPASSLSAFAYYADDEVRRSQVSRGAWCYGDPGVAATLLMAARAVGNAEWEQVAVETGLRAVRRPEETRDVMDGGLCHGEAGLAHLFHRMYRMTGEEAFGREARECFARLLARRVPGEGVGGYSVWFPREVYPDRVEDNASFLTGSVGIALALLAAISDEEPAWDRMLLASFRPPLESWHGR; encoded by the coding sequence ATGATGGCCCATTCCGCCCGTTCTTCTCAGGAGGCGCCCCGGGGGTGGCCGCTGCTCTCCGGCTCGCTGGCGGATCAGGCCGCGGAGACGGTGCGTGCCATCACCACCGAGCTGCACAAGCCCTTCACCCACAAGGGCGCGCGCATGGCGGAGCGGCTGGCCAGCCAGGCCCTGCTGCACGGCTACCTGGCGCGCGTGTGGCCCGGAGGGGAGGACCCGGAGCACGCCTCGCGCTTCCTGGACGGGGCGCTGGAGGAGGCGGGACGCCAGTGGATGCGCCCGGCGCTGCATGGCGGCTTCGTCCAGGTCGCGTGGGTGACGCACCACCTGGGCGCGCACCTGCTGCCGGATGCGCTGGGCACGGAGGACGACCCGCTGGAGGACGTGGAGGCGGCGCTGGAGGCGGCCCTGGGCGTCGAGTCCTGGGGGCAGCACTATGACCTCATCGCCGGGCTGGTGGGGCTGGGGGTCTTCGCGCTGGAGCGGCTGCCGGGAGCGCGGGCGCGCCGGTGCCTGGAGCGCGTCGTCCACCACCTGCTGGCCATGTCGGAGCTGGGGCCGCAGGGACGGGCGTGGCGGACCCCCGCGGAGCTCATCCCCACGTCCACCCGCAAGAAGCAGCAGGACGGCGGCTACAACCTGGGCGTGGCCCACGGCAATCCGGGCGTGGTGGGCCTGCTGGCGGCCGCGTGGGCGCATGGCATCGACCGGGCTCGGGTGGGTCCCGCGCTGGAGGAGGCGGTGCGATGGTTGCTCGCGCAGCGGCAGCCCGCGAGCTCGCTGTCCGCCTTCGCCTACTACGCGGACGACGAGGTGCGGCGCTCCCAGGTGTCGCGAGGGGCGTGGTGCTACGGGGATCCGGGCGTGGCCGCGACGCTGCTGATGGCCGCGCGGGCGGTGGGCAACGCGGAGTGGGAGCAGGTGGCGGTGGAGACGGGCCTGCGCGCGGTGCGCCGGCCCGAGGAGACGCGCGACGTGATGGACGGCGGGCTGTGCCACGGCGAGGCGGGGCTCGCGCACCTGTTCCACCGCATGTACCGGATGACGGGGGAAGAGGCCTTCGGCCGCGAGGCGCGCGAGTGCTTCGCGCGGCTCCTGGCGCGGCGCGTGCCGGGGGAGGGCGTCGGTGGCTACTCGGTGTGGTTCCCTCGCGAGGTCTACCCGGATCGGGTGGAGGACAACGCCAGCTTCCTGACGGGCTCGGTGGGCATCGCGCTCGCGTTGCTGGCGGCCATCAGCGACGAGGAGCCCGCGTGGGACCGGATGCTGCTCGCCTCGTTCCGCCCGCCGCTGGAGTCGTGGCATGGCCGCTGA
- a CDS encoding lantibiotic dehydratase, which translates to MSQPRRAPAPSQMEPADFFVLRTPLLPFDAVEQWSAQLTAPHEPQSLSKALDADRTLLRTRLRAYVERPEVREALFVASPSLEEGLPLWLQAPDSEYGLKVERALVRYFLRMAGRCTPFGLFASCSVGHLGARTHLEVADARGCQRDTRLDMDYLTRLVGALVRHPALRDVLRYRPNGSLYRAAGRLRYVETRHVGAVRRHHLSSVRPDAYLNAVLEHAREGARPDQLVRTLVALDAEVDAQEAAEYVRSLVDNDLLVPELAVPVTGPEPLPYLVERLRVLAQDAGPAEAARVALEAATCLDDVGGQLARLDAEGPGRSKEAYLAIATRLEALPVKVELPRLFQVDLYRPAPGATLGPEVLAEVTRAVELVRRMGPPAGRSALSAFCEAFTRRYEGREVPLLEALDEESGVGFQVSNAPAADGAPLLRGLAFPASTEGGGTFGARELHLMRRLTASPGARVLTLGEEDLKALSSEKAAPAPDALSVGFSVMAASDEALARGDFSLVLRGAGGPSGANTLGRFCHGDEALREAVERHLRAEEALRPDAVFAEVVHLPEGRIGNVLLRPQLRGHEIPFLGASGAPGAGQIPVEDLRVSVVEGRVVLRSKRLGREVLPRLTTAHNFSRGLGVYRFLCMLQHEGRAVGLSWSWGALEGLDFLPRVTSGRVVLALARWRLGPDVLKPLGAARGEECFRAVQQLRERLGLPRHVALVNGDNVLPLDLDSVLCVETLASLVKDSGRAVLREQLVGPDALCAYGPEGRFVHELFLPMVRRQEPTASTLAPRSIPAAGAPRHFAPGSEWLYAKLYAGTAGADDVLCDAVAPLMERLVREGVVDRWFFIRFEDPDWHVRLRLHGDPARLHRDALPALSAAVAPLARDGVVWKVQLDTYERELERYGGPEGMTLAEELFHADSEAVLKLMALLDGDAGAEARWQLTLRGLDLLLDDLGLDPRAKLTVAERSRDYFGREFHMDTAFTHQLGARYRQARAGLEAAWTPDAEANPLLVEGLAVLHERSERLVPVRRRLEAASREGRLGVSLMALAGTLLHMHANRMLRSAARAQELVLYDFLARTYQSQLARARAKEQRS; encoded by the coding sequence ATGTCCCAGCCCCGCCGCGCTCCCGCCCCATCCCAGATGGAACCGGCGGACTTCTTCGTGCTGCGCACGCCGCTGCTGCCCTTCGACGCAGTGGAGCAGTGGAGTGCACAGCTCACCGCGCCGCACGAACCGCAATCCCTCTCAAAGGCGCTGGACGCGGACCGGACGCTGTTGCGCACGCGGCTGCGCGCGTACGTGGAGCGGCCGGAGGTGCGCGAGGCCCTCTTCGTCGCGTCGCCCTCGCTGGAGGAGGGGCTGCCGCTCTGGCTCCAGGCGCCTGACAGCGAGTATGGCCTCAAGGTGGAGCGGGCCCTGGTGCGCTACTTCCTGCGCATGGCGGGGCGCTGCACGCCCTTCGGCCTCTTCGCGTCGTGCTCCGTGGGGCACCTGGGAGCGCGCACGCACCTGGAGGTGGCGGACGCGCGCGGGTGCCAGCGCGACACCCGTCTGGACATGGACTACCTCACGCGGCTGGTAGGGGCGCTGGTGCGCCACCCGGCCCTGCGTGACGTGCTCCGCTACCGCCCCAATGGCAGCCTGTATCGCGCGGCCGGGCGGCTTCGCTACGTGGAGACGCGGCACGTGGGCGCGGTGCGCCGGCACCACCTGTCCTCGGTGCGGCCGGATGCGTACCTGAACGCGGTCCTGGAGCATGCACGCGAAGGGGCACGACCGGACCAGTTGGTGCGGACGCTGGTGGCGCTGGACGCGGAGGTGGATGCGCAGGAGGCCGCTGAATACGTGCGGTCCCTCGTGGACAACGACCTGCTGGTGCCGGAGCTGGCCGTGCCCGTCACCGGGCCGGAGCCGCTCCCGTACCTGGTGGAGCGGCTGCGCGTGCTGGCGCAGGACGCGGGCCCCGCCGAGGCCGCGCGGGTGGCGCTGGAGGCGGCCACGTGCCTGGATGACGTCGGAGGACAGCTCGCGAGGCTGGACGCGGAGGGCCCCGGCCGGTCGAAGGAGGCCTACCTCGCCATCGCCACGCGGCTGGAGGCGCTCCCCGTGAAGGTGGAGCTCCCGCGCCTCTTCCAGGTGGACCTCTACCGTCCGGCGCCCGGAGCCACGCTGGGCCCGGAGGTGCTGGCGGAGGTGACGCGCGCGGTGGAGCTCGTGCGGCGCATGGGGCCTCCAGCGGGCCGCTCGGCGCTGAGCGCCTTCTGCGAGGCCTTCACCCGCCGCTACGAGGGCCGCGAGGTGCCGCTGCTGGAGGCGCTCGACGAGGAGTCCGGCGTGGGCTTCCAGGTGTCCAACGCGCCCGCCGCGGATGGGGCGCCGCTGCTGCGCGGGCTGGCCTTCCCCGCGTCGACGGAAGGCGGAGGGACGTTCGGCGCGCGCGAACTGCACCTGATGCGCAGGCTGACCGCGAGTCCTGGGGCTCGCGTGCTGACGCTGGGCGAGGAGGACCTGAAGGCGCTGTCCTCGGAGAAGGCCGCGCCTGCGCCGGATGCCCTCTCCGTGGGCTTCAGCGTGATGGCCGCCTCGGACGAGGCCTTGGCGCGCGGGGACTTCTCGCTGGTGCTGCGCGGCGCGGGCGGGCCCTCCGGCGCCAACACCCTGGGCCGCTTCTGTCATGGGGACGAGGCGCTGCGCGAAGCGGTGGAGCGGCACCTGCGCGCCGAGGAGGCGCTTCGCCCGGACGCCGTCTTCGCGGAGGTGGTGCACCTGCCGGAGGGACGCATCGGCAACGTGCTGCTGCGGCCCCAACTGCGCGGGCACGAGATTCCCTTCCTGGGGGCCTCCGGTGCGCCCGGGGCCGGGCAGATTCCGGTGGAGGACCTGCGCGTGTCGGTGGTGGAGGGGCGCGTGGTGCTGCGCTCGAAGCGGCTGGGCCGCGAGGTGCTGCCGCGGCTCACCACCGCGCACAACTTCTCCCGGGGGCTGGGCGTCTACCGCTTCCTGTGCATGCTCCAGCACGAGGGGCGCGCGGTGGGCCTGTCGTGGAGCTGGGGCGCGCTGGAGGGCCTGGACTTCCTGCCACGGGTGACGTCCGGCCGGGTGGTGCTGGCATTGGCGAGGTGGCGGCTGGGGCCGGACGTGCTCAAGCCGCTGGGCGCGGCGCGCGGCGAGGAGTGCTTCCGGGCCGTGCAGCAGCTTCGCGAGCGGCTGGGCCTGCCGCGCCACGTGGCGCTGGTGAATGGCGACAACGTGCTGCCGCTGGACCTGGACAGCGTCCTGTGTGTGGAGACGCTCGCGTCCCTGGTGAAGGACAGCGGCCGCGCCGTGCTGCGCGAGCAGCTCGTCGGGCCGGACGCGCTGTGCGCCTACGGCCCGGAGGGGCGCTTCGTCCACGAGCTGTTCCTCCCCATGGTGCGGCGTCAGGAGCCCACGGCCTCCACGTTGGCCCCGCGCTCGATTCCCGCCGCCGGTGCGCCCCGGCACTTCGCGCCCGGCTCGGAGTGGCTCTACGCGAAGCTGTACGCGGGCACCGCCGGCGCGGACGACGTGCTGTGCGACGCGGTGGCGCCGCTGATGGAGCGGCTGGTTCGCGAGGGCGTGGTGGACCGCTGGTTCTTCATCCGCTTCGAGGACCCGGACTGGCACGTGCGTCTGCGGCTGCATGGAGATCCGGCCCGCCTGCACCGCGACGCCTTGCCCGCGCTGTCCGCCGCGGTGGCGCCGCTGGCGCGGGACGGCGTGGTGTGGAAGGTGCAGCTCGACACGTACGAGCGCGAGCTGGAGCGCTACGGCGGCCCCGAGGGCATGACCCTGGCCGAGGAGCTGTTCCACGCGGACAGCGAGGCGGTGCTGAAGCTGATGGCGCTGCTGGACGGCGACGCGGGCGCCGAGGCCCGGTGGCAGCTCACCCTGCGCGGCCTGGACCTGCTGCTGGACGACCTGGGCCTGGACCCGCGCGCGAAGCTGACGGTGGCCGAGCGCTCCCGCGACTACTTCGGGCGGGAGTTCCACATGGACACGGCCTTCACGCACCAGCTCGGGGCCCGCTACCGCCAGGCCCGCGCGGGGCTGGAGGCGGCGTGGACTCCGGACGCGGAGGCGAACCCGTTGCTCGTCGAGGGGCTCGCCGTGCTGCATGAGCGCTCGGAGCGGCTGGTCCCCGTGCGGCGGCGCCTGGAGGCGGCTTCGCGCGAGGGCCGGCTCGGTGTGTCCCTGATGGCCCTGGCGGGCACCCTCCTGCACATGCACGCCAACCGGATGCTGCGCTCGGCGGCGCGCGCGCAGGAGCTGGTGCTCTACGACTTCCTCGCCCGGACGTACCAGTCCCAGCTCGCGCGCGCCCGCGCCAAGGAGCAGCGCTCATGA
- a CDS encoding class I lanthipeptide yields MKKPSKKLTLSKDTLRALNETELKQVAGGIPPSVYDCDGTDPTEATVCYTNAACQTQEYFTCCY; encoded by the coding sequence ATGAAGAAGCCCTCCAAGAAGCTGACGCTGTCGAAGGACACCCTCCGCGCGCTGAACGAGACCGAGCTGAAGCAGGTTGCCGGTGGCATCCCGCCCTCCGTCTACGACTGCGACGGCACGGACCCGACGGAGGCCACCGTTTGCTACACGAACGCGGCCTGCCAGACGCAGGAGTACTTCACCTGCTGCTACTGA
- a CDS encoding NAD(P)-binding domain-containing protein has translation MTNLTTMLCVIGGGPTAVAALFEARERGIPALALEAGATPLASLQAHIEGLVYLSPASHWEVGGLPLDCRDALECSREDVLHYYARVIQLGRLDIRCRHRCVDLRPDADGVTVVVETPEGLCEVRAEQVLVTAWYERRPLPPDAVEPGSRVEVREGLRSAAEVAGRRVAVLGGGISGFEQAGTLMMAGQPVTLLMRGEARGLHRLPHFERLMEATGSRLVPNVRAVHVIHDGVTYQEDGETRHLPCDVLVAACGARLSPHVLELLTRARVLTHEEARRLSGSVSLEEAKQAHPAGTAADQERLAVESRPDLWPLVFEGRRRVRLAGGPLHVGASNAGVMVSIATAVFAVRAMAGAPVPAGMAPPLARALLNLEPLLQVLRADVPPERVESLRPLAVGSWSRAWVHPHLLESPTARSLERATGVDPTRFLLPIGRGASDMERELLGLADGTASIGEIADANEMHTREERAKLVALFRKLWTRNALTWLPPRDAAH, from the coding sequence ATGACGAACCTGACGACGATGCTGTGTGTCATTGGCGGCGGGCCCACCGCGGTGGCGGCCCTCTTCGAGGCCCGGGAGCGAGGCATCCCCGCCCTGGCCCTGGAGGCCGGCGCCACCCCCCTGGCCTCGCTGCAGGCCCACATCGAGGGCCTCGTCTACCTGTCGCCCGCCTCGCACTGGGAGGTGGGAGGGCTGCCATTGGACTGCCGCGACGCGTTGGAGTGCTCGCGCGAGGACGTGCTGCACTACTACGCACGCGTCATCCAGCTGGGGCGCCTGGACATCCGCTGCCGCCACCGCTGCGTGGACCTGCGCCCGGACGCGGACGGCGTCACGGTGGTGGTGGAGACGCCCGAGGGCCTTTGCGAAGTGCGCGCCGAGCAGGTGCTCGTCACCGCCTGGTATGAGCGGCGGCCCCTGCCTCCGGACGCGGTGGAGCCCGGCTCGCGCGTGGAGGTGCGGGAGGGGCTGCGCTCCGCGGCGGAGGTGGCCGGCCGGCGCGTGGCGGTGCTGGGCGGCGGCATCTCCGGCTTCGAGCAGGCCGGCACGCTGATGATGGCGGGCCAGCCGGTGACGCTGCTGATGCGCGGCGAGGCGCGGGGCCTTCACCGGCTGCCGCACTTCGAGCGGTTGATGGAGGCCACGGGCTCGCGGCTGGTGCCAAACGTCCGCGCGGTGCACGTGATCCACGACGGCGTCACGTACCAGGAGGACGGCGAGACGCGTCACCTGCCGTGCGACGTGCTGGTGGCCGCGTGCGGCGCGCGCCTGTCCCCGCACGTGCTGGAGCTGCTCACGCGCGCGCGGGTGCTGACGCACGAGGAGGCGCGCAGGCTGAGCGGGTCCGTCAGCCTGGAGGAGGCGAAGCAGGCGCACCCGGCGGGGACCGCGGCGGATCAGGAGCGCCTGGCCGTGGAGTCGCGACCGGACCTGTGGCCGCTCGTCTTCGAGGGACGCCGCCGCGTGCGTCTGGCCGGGGGGCCGCTGCACGTGGGCGCCTCCAACGCGGGGGTGATGGTGTCCATCGCCACCGCCGTGTTCGCGGTGCGCGCGATGGCGGGCGCGCCGGTGCCCGCGGGCATGGCGCCGCCGCTGGCGCGGGCCCTGCTCAACCTGGAGCCCCTCCTCCAGGTGCTGCGCGCGGACGTGCCGCCCGAGCGCGTGGAGTCGTTGCGTCCGCTGGCGGTGGGGTCCTGGAGCCGCGCGTGGGTGCACCCGCACCTGCTGGAGAGCCCCACCGCGCGGAGTCTGGAGCGCGCCACCGGTGTGGATCCGACCCGCTTCCTGCTGCCCATCGGGCGCGGCGCCAGCGACATGGAGCGGGAGCTGCTCGGGCTCGCGGACGGCACCGCGAGCATCGGGGAGATCGCGGACGCCAACGAGATGCACACCCGCGAGGAGCGCGCGAAGCTCGTTGCCCTCTTCCGCAAGCTGTGGACGCGCAATGCGCTCACGTGGCTGCCCCCGCGGGACGCGGCGCATTGA